A region from the Cannabis sativa cultivar Pink pepper isolate KNU-18-1 chromosome 9, ASM2916894v1, whole genome shotgun sequence genome encodes:
- the LOC133031462 gene encoding uncharacterized protein LOC133031462: MAPELILPLAEHFPGRITYRGNGYFASIKAKFEAFNLTERVKETPFGVFWNASDLKFSGVIVHQVLLRKTKVTEVKNDEVWFYVGKTDARFGRSEFGLITRLKMSGGPSTKDLSTLCESDRILRDYLNNAKRVTFKTLWLAFESCDVADDVYKLGLCAFVEGVLLSRAEGVYIWTDMLKLIENVENFFEYPWGLLSYQKLLSSTNKSMSDLRKNYIDKVSTKDKMKKKGKTEKKITQSEAKYNVYGYAPALQYWAFEVMQDLGKKYGQCRGTRFPRMLNWSTPDSVTRHDVKQPDVAALFEKRMVVLQILYPRNWEVDYWKNNCEGEVPTVEMGLDEVEETQAGAQDSTAFETQAQRVAEYVKRSKIIQPSPPKETADASTSATVPPASASVPPSSAPPNDSDYLLLAKRLEKVEAQQLAILTAQTEMKADFKRSQKEMKNLIMDQIATVISLLQKQPSEPTQPSGPAQQSDPTHPSDTAEPLQTVHPSPLTYDDDDVYPKDWQPDVCDVPSTPANAIVISLGDTESQDVEELQGPPDGVEFCRLRRKRKPVFLNDYTAGKKKQRHGPVVVDTLKPADPRLLKFFQKWITYARDNGRPRDVHTGEATRSWFVKLMVLNEWLDDAQIDDMAHLLRRRRTLYLEVYTRKGVVLDTSAPQFFSMFWNMYEGDKSKMKWDEGVMNYVQGIPHRYLPCWEKQKYIYFVLHLPKERHWVAVEVDIENWEIIVYDSDIGGTVEARMESYLKPYSELFANLIRASGYFPYNNYVHPVELGDLSQLLPLHYRRVTSEVAPQTNSSGNCGMYAMEHIEHLMLERSLEHVHDDNMLTFRHRWCVDLFYQNLTW; the protein is encoded by the exons ATGGCTCCTGAACTTATTCTACCTTTGGCTGAGCATTTTCCAGGCCGTATCACGTACAGAGGAAATGGGTACTTTGCTTCAATAAAGGCTAAGTTTGAAGCCTTCAACTTGACTGAGAGGGTGAAGGAAACTCCCTTTGGAGTTTTTTGGAATGCCAGTGATTTGAAATTCTCTGGGGTGATTGTGCATCAAGTGCTATTGAGGAAAACGAAAGTGACTGAGGTGAAAAATGATGAAGTCTGGTTTTACGTGGGTAAAACCGATGCCAGATTTGGGCGGTCTGAGTTTGGTTTGATCACCAGACTAAAGATGAGCGGTGGCCCCTCAACAAAAGATTTGAGTACACTATGTGAGTCTGATCGGATACTGCGGGACTACCTCAATAATGCCAAACGGGTCACTTTCAAAACCCTTTGGCTAGCTTTTGAGTCCTGCGATGTGGCGGACGATGTGTACAAGTTGGGGCTGTGCGCATTTGTCGAGGGTGTTCTTCTATCAAGGGCTGAGGGTGTTTATATCTGGACGGATATGCTGAAGCTGATAGAAAACGTTGAAAACTTCTTCGAGTATCCGTGGGGCCTCCTTTCTTATCAGAAGTTATTGTCATCCACAAATAAGAGTATGAGTGACCTGAGGAAGAATTACATTGATAAGGTCTCTACTAAAgataagatgaagaagaaagggaagacGGAGAAAAAAATTACTCAATCGGAGGCAAAGTACAATGTCTATGGATATGCCCCGGCGCTGCAATACTGGGCCTTCGAGGTGATGCAAGATTTGGGGAAGAAGTATGGGCAGTGCAGAGGGACTAGATTCCCTCGAATGTTGAATTGGAGTACTCCTGATTCCGTTACGAGACATGATGTGAAGCAACCTGACGTGGCTGCACTATTTGAGAAAAGG ATGGTTGTGCTTCAAATTTTGTATCCTCGGAATTGGGAGGTCGACTACTGGAAGAACAATTGTGAGGGTGAGGTGCCCACAGTGGAAATGGGGTTAGATGAGGTCGAAGAAACACAAGCCGGGGCGCAAGATTCGACCGCATTCGAGACCCAAGCCCAACGGGTGGCAGAATATGTTAAAAGGTCCAAAATTATTCAACCATCCCCACCCAAGGAAACAGCAGACGCCTCCACATCTGCCACTGTGCCCCCAGCATCTGCCTCTGTGCCCCCAAGCTCTGCTCCACCCAATGACTCCGACTACCTCTTGTTGGCTAAGAGGTTGGAGAAGGTAGAAGCGCAACAACTTGCGATTCTCACTGCCCAGACTGAGATGAAGGCTGACTTCAAAAGAAGTCAGAAAGAGATGAAGAATCTTATCATGGATCAAATTGCGACCGTGATAAGTTTGTTACAGAAGCAACCTTCGGAGCCGACACAACCATCAGGGCCGGCACAGCAATCAGACCCCACACATCCATCCGACACGGCAGAGCCATTACAGACGGTACATCCATCACCGCTGacatatgatgatgatgatgtctaCCCAAAAGACTGGCAACCTGACGTATGTGACGTTCCTTCTACTCCTGCAAACGCCATTGTCATTTCGCTGGGTGATACAGAATCTCAGGATGTGGAAGAGTTGCAGGGGCCACCAGATGGGGTGGAATTCTGTAGGCTTAGGCGAAAGCGGAAGCCGGTTTTCTTGAATGACTACACAGCTGGGAAGAAGAAACAAAGACATGGGCCCGTGGTAGTAGACACACTGAAACCGGCGGACCCCCGGCTGTTAAAGTTTTTCCAGAAGTGGATTACTTATGCTAGGGACAATGGCCGTCCTAGGGATGTTCACACTGGCGAAGCCACTAGATCTTGGTTCGTGAAATTGATGGTGTTGAACGAATGGCTCGACGATGCT CAAATTGATGACATGGCGCACTTATTGAGAAGAAGACGGACCCTGTACCTAGAAGTCTACACTCGAAAAGGTGTAGTTTTGGATACATCTGCTCCACAGTTCTTTTCCATGTTTTGGAATATGTATGAGGGTGACAAGAGCAAGATGAAATGGGATGAGGGCGTTATGAATTACGTGCAGGGGATACCGCACAGATACTTGCCATGTTGGGAGAAGCAGAAGTACATATACTTTGTGTTGCACCTTCCCAAAGAGCGCCACTGGGTGGCAGTTGAGGTGGATATCGAGAACTGGGAGATCATTGTATATGATTCTGATATCGGTGGCACCGTTGAGGCACGCATGGAGTCATATTTGAAGCCTTACAGCGAGCTATTTGCGAATCTAATCCGAGCTAGCGGTTATTTCCCATACAACAATTATGTACATCCGGTGGAGTTGGGTGATCTCAGTCAGCTCCTACCCCTGCATTATAGACGAGTTACATCTGAGGTTGCACCACAAACAAACAGCAG tggcaaTTGTGGAATGTATGCCATGGAGCACATTGAGCACTTGATGCTGGAAAGGTCGTTGGAGCATGTTCATGATGATAACATGCTCACCTTTAGACATAGGTGGTGTGTGGACCTATTTTACCAGAACTTGACATGGTAG